The genomic interval GGACCCAGTAGTTCGGAGATTCTTTCGTTATGATGATGTCGTGTGGATGGCTTTCTTTCACTCCAGCTGGAGTGATTTTCACGAAGACTGCCTTTTCCTGGAGTTCTTTTATTGTTCTGGCACCAACGTATCCCATACCGGATCTGAGTCCGCCCACAAGCTGATGCACCACGTCTTTTACGGTTCCTTTGTACGGCACCATACCCTCTATTCCTTCGGGGACGAACTTGTTTTCCCCTTCCTGACCGTATCTGTCCGCACTTCCAGACCTCATGGCACCAAGGCTTCCCATACCTCTATAGGCCTTGTACTTTCTACCCTGATACAGTATCGTTTCTCCCGGTGCCTCTTCGGTACCGGCAAAGATACTTCCGACCATGACACTCTCGGCACCGGCTGCAAGTGCTTTCACAATGTCTCCAGAGTATCTGATTCCTCCGTCTGCTATGATGGGAACGTCGTACTTTCTTGCAACTTCAGAACATTCCATAACGGCCGTGAGCTGAGGAACGCCGACACCAGCTACCACTCTCGTTGTACAGATCGATCCGGGACCCACACCTACTTTCACAGCGTCCGCTCCCGCCTTTATGAGTGCCTCCGTTCCTTCCGGGGTCGCCACATTCCCGGCTACAACTGGTAGATCCGGGTAGTCCGCTTTTATCATCTCGAGGGTCTCTATCACTCTTCTGGAGTGACCGTGAGCGGTATCTATGACGATCACATCCACACCCGCTTTTACGAGCTTTTCCACCCTTTCCATGGTTTCAGGACTCGTTCCAACCGCTGCGCCCACGAGAAGCCTTCCCTTTTCGTCCCTCGCCGCGTTGGGATGTTCTATCACACTCATTATGTCCTTGATGGTGATCAATCCAACGAGCTTGTTGTCTTTTGAGACGAGGGGAAGTTTCTCTATTCTGTGCTGGTGGAGAATTTCTTTTGCTTTTTCAAGGGAGATGTCTGGAGGGGCAACGATGAGCTTTTCTCTTGGTGTCATCAGATCTTTTATCTTCTTTGAAAGGTTCTTTTCGAACCTGACATCTCTGTTTGTGAGCAGGCCAACAAGCCTTCCCTCTTCGTCCACAACGGGAAGTCCACCTATTTTGTACTCTGCCATGAGATCAATTGCTTCTTTCACCGTCATATCCGGGGTTACGGTGATAGGATCGTATATGATGCCGTTTTCGGTCTTCTTTACGATCGATACCTGGCGCGCCTGTTCATCGGGAGTGAGATTTTTGTGAATGATTCCAATGCCGCCTTCCCTTGCGAGAGCCTTTGCCAGAGCCGCTTCGGTCACTGTGTCCATGGCGGCACTCACAAGTGGTATATTTATTCGTATCTGTCTTGTGAGCCTGGTGTCTATTTTCACGTCTTTTGGAAGGACTTCGCTGTACTGTGGAACAAGCAGCACATCGTCAAAGGTCAGGGCTTCTTTCATCCAATCCCTCCTCAAACGATCATCTCGTGTTTTTCAATAATCTTCCCGGACTCAGGTCCTATTCCGAACACGCTCCAGTTACCCGCAATAAATCTCTCGTAGGCCCTTCTGTAGTCTTCTTTCGAAACGTTCTTTATTCTCTCGACCCTTTCCTCTATGGTCTCCAGAGAGTCATTAGAGAGATCATCGATCACGAAACTCATCATGCCGGCTGGATTGTCTGTGACCATATCGAGCTTTCCAAGGTATCTCATCTTTCCGTATTCGAAATTCTTCATGAAAAGAGATTCATTGGAGAGAACGTCTTTCATCTTTGAGAAGAACTCATCTATCTTTTCAGGAGAAAGAGCCGCGTACACGATGATGATTCCTGTTTCCTTCAGCGCGTAGATCTGGGAGAACACATCGTAAACGAAGCCCTCTTTCTCCCTTATTTCGTGGAACAGAATGGAGCTCATTCCACTTCCCAGTGCGGTGTTGAGAGCATAAAGCGGGTATATATCTTCACTGATTCTTCCACAAATGGGTCTTGCCATGGCAATGTGTACCTGCTCCAGGTCGTTCCTCACGATGTATCTGGGTTCCGTGTGTTCGAACGAAGGTGGAGGTGGAAGAGGATCTCCTGGCTTGTTCCTTTCTAATTCGCTCAATTCTTTTTCCAGAAGAGAAAGGTAGTCATCGTTTACTTTTCCAGCGAGGATGATTTTGGTATCCGGAAGATTGTAGTTTTTCCTGTGATACTCTCTGAGATCTTCCGACGAGATCTTCTCAATAGTTTCCTTCCTTCCAATGATGGGCCTTCCGTAGGGCCCGGGCCAGACAGTTTCCACCAGAGTATCGAAGAGTTTACTGGTTGGATCATCCTGGGACATCTTGTACTCTTCAAGAATGATCTTTCTCTCTATCTCGGTGTCTTCGGGAGAGAAAATGGGATAGAAAGTTATCTCTTTCAACACGTTCAGCGTTTTTCCGAAGTGAAACTCCGGAACTTTTGCATAATAAGCGGTGGCGAGTTTATCGGTGAAGGCATTGAGAGTTCCTCCAACCACTTCTACGGTGTACTTGAGAGAAAAGTGATCGTAGCTTTTTGTTCCCCTGAAAGCCATGTGTTCTATGAAATGGGAGATCCCCGCAAGTTCTTCTGGCTCGTGAGCGGATCCCTTTTTAATTAAAAAGGCGCAGGAGATCGTCCGCGCCTTGTCAAAAGGTATGGTGAAAATCTCAATTTCGTTTATTGTGTGTCTTTCCATGCTGAGTGTTTTCCCCCTCTGTGACACGTTTGAACTGCAGTCTTCCGAGGTCATCTATGTTGATCACCTGTACCTTTATGGTATCACCGACTTTCACCTTTTTCAAGAACTGCCTCATATCTTCTCCTACTTTGCTCTGATGGAGGAGGCCTATCTTACCCGGTCTCACCTCTATGAACAGCCCGTAAGGTTCTATCCTTGTGACCTTTCCTTCCAGAACTTCTCCCACTTCTATTTCTTTGGCTATTTCCCTTATGAGTTCGATGGCCTTGTCAACGTTTTCTTCAGAACTTCCAACGACCTTGACGAGGCCTGTTTCGTCGTCGATCTCCACCTTCACATCGAAGTCTTTTATGATCTTCTTTATCACTCTGCCTCCAGGTCCTATGACATCTGCCACTTTTTCTGGATCGACCTTGGTTACCTTTATGATCGGTGCATACTTGGACAGATGCGGTCTTGGAGCAGAGATGGTTTCATACATCCTGTCGAGAATGTACATTCTCGCTTCCCTTGCCTGCATGAGCGCTTTCATGAGGAGTTCATCTGAGACACCTGAGACCTTACAGTCCATCTGAAAGGCGGTGATTCCGTCTCTTGTTCCAGCCACTTTGAAGTCCATATCACCGTAGTGGTCTTCCATTCCAATGATGTCTGTGAGTATGATCTCGGCGTCTTCTTCGAGAATAAGCCCCATCGCTATTCCTGCAACGTGCTTCTTGATAGGAACTCCAGCATCCATCAGCGCCAGGGATCCTGAACACACCGTGGCCATTGAGGAAGAACCGTTGGACTCCAGGATCTCAGAAACCACTCTTATGGTGTAGGGGAACTCTTCTTCGGGTGGAAGCATGTTCTTCAGAGCTCTTTCTGCCAGATGTCCATGCCCGATTTCCCTTCTGCTGGGACCTCTGAGCGGCTTCACCTCTCCTGTACAGAACGGAGGAAAGTTGTAGTGCAGCATGAACCTCTTAACGCCTTCTTCGAGGAGTGTGTCTATGATCTGAACGTCCATGGGAGCGCCGAGAGTAACGATGCCGAGACTCTGTGTTTCCCCTCTGGTGAAAAGAGCAGAGCCATGTGTTCTCGGGAACAATCCAACCTCGCAGGAGATGGGTCTGATCTCGGTCGGTTTTCTCCCGTCCGCTCTAATGCCCTTCTCCACTATCAATCTCCTCATTGTTTTTTTGACGGCATCTTCATAGAGTTCCGAGACAAAGGGTTTGATTCCTTCCAAATCGGTTACGGACAATTTTTCTGCAATCTGATTCAGAAGCTGTTCTTCGTACTCTTTGAGGGCCGCTTCTCTTTCCTTCTTCACCTTTACGAGGATTCTTCTTTCCAGTTCTTCTTTGTTTAGAAGATCTTTGAAAGCCTCAACGAGGCCTTCAGGTGGTGTGGGCTCGACAACGGGGATTTTCTCCACGTTGAACTCTGAGAGAATCTCTTCCTGGAAATCGACGAGTTCTTTTATAACGGAATGCGCGAATCTCAGGGCCTTCACCATATCTTCTTCTGCTACTTCTTTCGCCTCACCTTCGACCATGGTGACAGCGTCTTTTGTTCCAGCAACGGTGATATCCATCAGGCCCTTTTCTATGTCTTCCTCACTGGGTAAGGCTATGAACTGTCCGTCTCTGTAACCAACCCTGATACCCGCCACTATACCTTCAAACGGTATCTTTGAAACGTTCAATGCGAGGGACGCGGCAAAAATTCCCACAACGTCCGGTGGAACGTTCGGATCCACCGAAAGCACGGTCACGATAACCTGGACCTCGTTTCTGAGTT from Thermotoga sp. Mc24 carries:
- the guaB gene encoding IMP dehydrogenase, whose product is MKEALTFDDVLLVPQYSEVLPKDVKIDTRLTRQIRINIPLVSAAMDTVTEAALAKALAREGGIGIIHKNLTPDEQARQVSIVKKTENGIIYDPITVTPDMTVKEAIDLMAEYKIGGLPVVDEEGRLVGLLTNRDVRFEKNLSKKIKDLMTPREKLIVAPPDISLEKAKEILHQHRIEKLPLVSKDNKLVGLITIKDIMSVIEHPNAARDEKGRLLVGAAVGTSPETMERVEKLVKAGVDVIVIDTAHGHSRRVIETLEMIKADYPDLPVVAGNVATPEGTEALIKAGADAVKVGVGPGSICTTRVVAGVGVPQLTAVMECSEVARKYDVPIIADGGIRYSGDIVKALAAGAESVMVGSIFAGTEEAPGETILYQGRKYKAYRGMGSLGAMRSGSADRYGQEGENKFVPEGIEGMVPYKGTVKDVVHQLVGGLRSGMGYVGARTIKELQEKAVFVKITPAGVKESHPHDIIITKESPNYWVQA
- a CDS encoding M16 family metallopeptidase — protein: MERHTINEIEIFTIPFDKARTISCAFLIKKGSAHEPEELAGISHFIEHMAFRGTKSYDHFSLKYTVEVVGGTLNAFTDKLATAYYAKVPEFHFGKTLNVLKEITFYPIFSPEDTEIERKIILEEYKMSQDDPTSKLFDTLVETVWPGPYGRPIIGRKETIEKISSEDLREYHRKNYNLPDTKIILAGKVNDDYLSLLEKELSELERNKPGDPLPPPPSFEHTEPRYIVRNDLEQVHIAMARPICGRISEDIYPLYALNTALGSGMSSILFHEIREKEGFVYDVFSQIYALKETGIIIVYAALSPEKIDEFFSKMKDVLSNESLFMKNFEYGKMRYLGKLDMVTDNPAGMMSFVIDDLSNDSLETIEERVERIKNVSKEDYRRAYERFIAGNWSVFGIGPESGKIIEKHEMIV
- the pnp gene encoding polyribonucleotide nucleotidyltransferase; protein product: MKEWRRNILGRELVVQYGKVAKQSSGSALVRFGDTVVLATANISDKAVEGIDFVPLTVEFQERFYAAGKIPGGFIKREGKPSESAILSARLIDRPIRPLFPKKLRNEVQVIVTVLSVDPNVPPDVVGIFAASLALNVSKIPFEGIVAGIRVGYRDGQFIALPSEEDIEKGLMDITVAGTKDAVTMVEGEAKEVAEEDMVKALRFAHSVIKELVDFQEEILSEFNVEKIPVVEPTPPEGLVEAFKDLLNKEELERRILVKVKKEREAALKEYEEQLLNQIAEKLSVTDLEGIKPFVSELYEDAVKKTMRRLIVEKGIRADGRKPTEIRPISCEVGLFPRTHGSALFTRGETQSLGIVTLGAPMDVQIIDTLLEEGVKRFMLHYNFPPFCTGEVKPLRGPSRREIGHGHLAERALKNMLPPEEEFPYTIRVVSEILESNGSSSMATVCSGSLALMDAGVPIKKHVAGIAMGLILEEDAEIILTDIIGMEDHYGDMDFKVAGTRDGITAFQMDCKVSGVSDELLMKALMQAREARMYILDRMYETISAPRPHLSKYAPIIKVTKVDPEKVADVIGPGGRVIKKIIKDFDVKVEIDDETGLVKVVGSSEENVDKAIELIREIAKEIEVGEVLEGKVTRIEPYGLFIEVRPGKIGLLHQSKVGEDMRQFLKKVKVGDTIKVQVINIDDLGRLQFKRVTEGENTQHGKTHNKRN